One Rhinolophus sinicus isolate RSC01 linkage group LG06, ASM3656204v1, whole genome shotgun sequence DNA window includes the following coding sequences:
- the PEX14 gene encoding peroxisomal membrane protein PEX14 isoform X4, which translates to MKKIATAVKFLQNSRVRQSPLATRKAFLKKKGLTDEEIDLAFQQSGTAAEEPASLGPATQVVPVQPPHLISQPHSSVGSRWRDYSALAIIMAGIAFGFHQLYKKYLLPLIMGGREDRKQLERMEASLSELSGSVAQTVTQLQVTLASVQELLTQQQQKVQELAHELATAKATSSTNWILESQNLNELKSEINSLKGLLLNRRQFPPSPSAPKVPSWQIPVKSPSPSSPVAVNHHSSSDISPVSNESASSSPVKDGHSPEGSTATYHLLGPQEEGEGVVDVKGQVRMEVQGEEEKREDEEDEEDEDVSRVDEEDCLGVQREDRRGGDGQINEQVEKLRRPEGASNENERD; encoded by the exons GGCTGACAGATGAAGAGATCGATTTGGCTTTCCAGCAGTCGGGCACGGCTGCCGAAGAGCCTGCGTCCTTGGGCCCAGCCACCCAGGTGGTTCCTGTCCAGCCCCCTCACCTCATTTCTCAGCCACACA GCTCTGTGGGTTCCCGATGGAGAGATTACAGTGCATTGGCCATCATCATGGCAGGAATCGCATTCGGCTTTCACCAGCTCTACAAG AAATACCTGCTCCCCCTCATCATGGGCGGCCGAGAGGACAGGAAGCAACTGGAGAGGATGGAGGCGAGTCTCTCGGAGCTGAGTGGCAGCGTGGCACAGACAG TGACTCAGCTGCAGGTGACTTTAGCCTCTGTCCAGGAGCTGCTGACCCAGCAGCAGCAGAAGGTCCAGGAACTCGCCCACGAACTGGCCACAGCCAAG GCCACCTCGTCCACCAACTGGATCCTGGAGTCCCAGAACCTCAATGAGCTCAAGTCGGAAATTAACTCCTTGAAAGGGCTTCTTTTAAATCG GAGACAGTTCCCGCCGTCCCCGTCGGCCCCAAAGGTCCCCTCCTGGCAGATCCCGGTCAAGTCACCATCACCTTCCAGCCCTGTGGCCGTGAACCATCACAGCAGCAGTGACATCTCACCTGTCAGCAACGAGTCTGCGTCGTCCTCGCCTGTGAAGGACGGCCACAGCCCCGAGGGCTCCACAGCCACGTACCACCTGCTGGGCCCCCAGGAGGAGGGCGAGGGGGTGGTGGACGTGAAGGGCCAGGTGAGGATGGAGGTGCAGGGcgaggaggagaagagggaggacgaggaggacgaggaggacgaggacgTGAGCCGCGTGGACGAGGAGGACTGTCTGGGGGTACAGAGGGAGGACCGCCGGGGTGGGGACGGGCAGATCAACGAGCAGGTGGAGAAGCTGCGGCGGCCCGAGGGCGCCAGCAACGAGAACGAGCGGGACTAG
- the PEX14 gene encoding peroxisomal membrane protein PEX14 isoform X3, translating to MPREALIATAVKFLQNSRVRQSPLATRKAFLKKKGLTDEEIDLAFQQSGTAAEEPASLGPATQVVPVQPPHLISQPHSSVGSRWRDYSALAIIMAGIAFGFHQLYKKYLLPLIMGGREDRKQLERMEASLSELSGSVAQTVTQLQVTLASVQELLTQQQQKVQELAHELATAKATSSTNWILESQNLNELKSEINSLKGLLLNRRQFPPSPSAPKVPSWQIPVKSPSPSSPVAVNHHSSSDISPVSNESASSSPVKDGHSPEGSTATYHLLGPQEEGEGVVDVKGQVRMEVQGEEEKREDEEDEEDEDVSRVDEEDCLGVQREDRRGGDGQINEQVEKLRRPEGASNENERD from the exons GGCTGACAGATGAAGAGATCGATTTGGCTTTCCAGCAGTCGGGCACGGCTGCCGAAGAGCCTGCGTCCTTGGGCCCAGCCACCCAGGTGGTTCCTGTCCAGCCCCCTCACCTCATTTCTCAGCCACACA GCTCTGTGGGTTCCCGATGGAGAGATTACAGTGCATTGGCCATCATCATGGCAGGAATCGCATTCGGCTTTCACCAGCTCTACAAG AAATACCTGCTCCCCCTCATCATGGGCGGCCGAGAGGACAGGAAGCAACTGGAGAGGATGGAGGCGAGTCTCTCGGAGCTGAGTGGCAGCGTGGCACAGACAG TGACTCAGCTGCAGGTGACTTTAGCCTCTGTCCAGGAGCTGCTGACCCAGCAGCAGCAGAAGGTCCAGGAACTCGCCCACGAACTGGCCACAGCCAAG GCCACCTCGTCCACCAACTGGATCCTGGAGTCCCAGAACCTCAATGAGCTCAAGTCGGAAATTAACTCCTTGAAAGGGCTTCTTTTAAATCG GAGACAGTTCCCGCCGTCCCCGTCGGCCCCAAAGGTCCCCTCCTGGCAGATCCCGGTCAAGTCACCATCACCTTCCAGCCCTGTGGCCGTGAACCATCACAGCAGCAGTGACATCTCACCTGTCAGCAACGAGTCTGCGTCGTCCTCGCCTGTGAAGGACGGCCACAGCCCCGAGGGCTCCACAGCCACGTACCACCTGCTGGGCCCCCAGGAGGAGGGCGAGGGGGTGGTGGACGTGAAGGGCCAGGTGAGGATGGAGGTGCAGGGcgaggaggagaagagggaggacgaggaggacgaggaggacgaggacgTGAGCCGCGTGGACGAGGAGGACTGTCTGGGGGTACAGAGGGAGGACCGCCGGGGTGGGGACGGGCAGATCAACGAGCAGGTGGAGAAGCTGCGGCGGCCCGAGGGCGCCAGCAACGAGAACGAGCGGGACTAG